The Candidatus Nitrosocosmicus franklandus genome contains a region encoding:
- a CDS encoding PHP domain-containing protein, protein MILDRQQDMHIHCSYNDHSDLNLTVPNIIRTAEEKKLKKIAITEHVRRSSEWTGRYIEELNTHIPSSRVKILPGFEAKILQNGEIDCPQEYLASEYFIIASFHTKYPKDLWYSALIEVAKNPFVNVIGHLAPEVGFSLNDQEIEKLGELFKANDKIVELNSKYVRPPVKFLEIFKRQGVKFHLGSDAHSLGEIGNFNRINHLINLIEE, encoded by the coding sequence ATGATACTTGACAGGCAACAAGATATGCACATTCATTGCAGTTATAACGACCATTCAGATCTTAACCTAACTGTACCCAATATTATTAGAACAGCAGAGGAAAAAAAATTAAAAAAAATAGCAATAACAGAGCATGTAAGGAGGTCTTCAGAATGGACCGGAAGATATATTGAGGAATTGAATACACATATACCAAGTAGTCGTGTAAAGATACTTCCTGGTTTTGAAGCGAAAATATTGCAGAATGGAGAAATCGACTGTCCACAAGAATACCTTGCCAGTGAATATTTCATAATAGCAAGCTTTCATACTAAATATCCTAAAGATTTATGGTATTCAGCATTGATAGAAGTGGCCAAGAATCCTTTTGTAAACGTGATTGGGCATTTGGCGCCAGAGGTCGGTTTTAGTTTGAATGATCAAGAAATTGAAAAATTAGGAGAACTCTTTAAAGCAAATGACAAGATAGTTGAACTTAATTCAAAGTATGTTCGCCCCCCTGTTAAATTCCTTGAGATTTTCAAAAGGCAAGGTGTTAAATTTCACCTTGGAAGCGATGCCCACTCGCTTGGGGAAATAGGCAATTTCAATAGAATAAATCATTTGATAAATCTTATAGAAGAGTAA
- a CDS encoding ATP-grasp domain-containing protein, producing MDTIIKNGCRLHREISTVLIPGASAPAGINTIKSLRLSGFKGKILSTDSNSLSAGFYLSDFYEVIPEAEADNYLEVLLNIIDKYSIQVLMPSSGYDIFPFSEHKSKLKKHGVFPVVSDRKILEICRDKISTFNNLKTEFRLPFTTLNPEEVSVYPVIAKPRYGKGSRDIVQVNDEQDLRYVSSKFSDMIYQEYLPGDEYTIDVMSDLEGNPIVSVPRIRVQTKSGISTKGKIVLDKYLIEESMKIVRKLRIIGPSCIQMKKDKLGEFKLVEINPRLGGGTIFATLAGANFPKMIIDLIEGKTIVQPKISEITVLRYFEEIVLDERNKINYIGKDLLTSNACHV from the coding sequence TTGGATACCATTATTAAAAACGGATGCCGATTGCATAGAGAAATTTCCACAGTATTGATACCCGGTGCTTCCGCACCAGCTGGCATCAATACTATAAAATCCTTGAGATTATCAGGCTTTAAGGGTAAAATATTATCTACTGATTCTAATAGTTTGTCGGCAGGTTTTTACTTATCTGATTTCTATGAGGTTATTCCAGAGGCCGAGGCAGACAACTATCTGGAAGTGTTACTGAACATTATCGATAAATATTCCATCCAGGTGTTGATGCCATCATCTGGATATGATATATTTCCTTTTAGTGAACATAAATCCAAATTAAAAAAGCACGGTGTATTTCCAGTAGTCAGCGATAGGAAAATACTGGAGATTTGTAGGGACAAAATTAGCACTTTTAACAATTTAAAGACAGAATTCAGATTGCCCTTTACAACCCTTAACCCCGAAGAAGTAAGTGTGTACCCCGTTATCGCGAAACCACGGTACGGAAAGGGTAGTAGGGATATTGTTCAGGTTAATGATGAACAAGACTTGCGTTATGTTTCCTCAAAATTTTCCGATATGATTTACCAGGAATATCTACCCGGTGATGAATATACAATTGATGTCATGAGTGACTTGGAGGGTAATCCAATTGTATCTGTCCCTAGAATACGGGTGCAAACAAAGAGCGGCATATCTACCAAAGGCAAGATAGTATTGGACAAGTATTTAATCGAAGAATCGATGAAAATTGTAAGGAAACTTAGAATCATCGGACCGTCTTGTATTCAAATGAAGAAAGACAAACTAGGTGAATTCAAACTGGTTGAAATTAACCCTAGGCTTGGGGGAGGCACTATATTTGCTACCTTGGCTGGAGCCAACTTCCCAAAGATGATAATTGACTTGATTGAAGGAAAAACTATTGTTCAACCAAAAATTTCTGAGATTACAGTATTAAGGTATTTTGAAGAAATAGTATTGGATGAAAGGAACAAAATCAACTACATTGGAAAAGACCTTTTAACCAGTAATGCATGTCATGTGTAA
- a CDS encoding glycosyltransferase family 2 protein, giving the protein MSLSSVPKIVETRELDNKRWLVRALLLSAVLTILFTKVYLTIFVIDLGVGIYSILTSFVLFNILFISYFRYKDPYFKVFNKKIPEHELPLVSIVVPVKNEENDITSCVQSCIDQTYKKKEIIVINDGSTDNTGAILDDIKNANPSANLRIVHLKESVGKKKAIEVASKIAKGEIYAFMDSDCDMAHDATEKAVQLFYWDKQLGAVTGHGRVKNRHTGGFRDHFLEKLQDVYADGACRAQKGMESVYASVTCCAGSLSFYRRDAIQDFIPQWARDRFLGMEFKFATDRRMTAHVLSTRPPAISYSSKNQNQAAVPVLNGEGYASESVFSENPGNSESESDGKKVVNGYWKVMYSQSIRVNIGVPPTLESLIKQQIRWRKSFIRSLFAAGGIFWKRPFYVALLYYLQTSMKFIRPYIVASTVVFLPLMGDYITPVVWFAGVLFTGMIYAVDFRLRNPGDRNWLYRPFFTLLSTYVYTWLLIYGAITIKKTGWR; this is encoded by the coding sequence TTGTCATTAAGTAGTGTACCTAAGATTGTTGAAACGAGAGAACTGGACAATAAGAGGTGGCTTGTTAGGGCATTACTTTTATCTGCCGTATTAACAATCTTATTTACAAAAGTTTACCTTACAATATTTGTAATAGACCTAGGGGTAGGTATCTACAGTATACTCACTTCCTTTGTTTTGTTTAATATCTTGTTTATTTCCTACTTTAGATATAAAGATCCCTATTTCAAGGTCTTTAACAAAAAAATTCCTGAACACGAACTGCCTCTGGTATCGATTGTAGTTCCTGTAAAAAACGAGGAGAATGATATTACTAGTTGTGTTCAATCTTGTATAGATCAAACATACAAGAAAAAAGAGATTATCGTAATAAACGATGGCAGTACCGATAACACGGGAGCAATATTAGATGATATTAAGAATGCAAATCCATCTGCGAATCTGAGAATTGTGCATCTAAAGGAAAGTGTAGGTAAAAAGAAAGCAATAGAAGTAGCAAGCAAGATAGCAAAAGGCGAAATTTATGCCTTTATGGATAGTGACTGCGATATGGCACATGATGCCACCGAGAAGGCTGTTCAGCTCTTTTATTGGGACAAACAATTAGGAGCAGTGACAGGACATGGCAGGGTAAAGAATCGCCACACAGGTGGATTCAGAGATCATTTTCTTGAAAAATTACAAGATGTTTATGCTGATGGTGCTTGCAGGGCTCAAAAAGGGATGGAAAGTGTTTATGCTTCCGTCACCTGCTGTGCAGGTTCTTTAAGCTTTTACAGGAGAGATGCCATTCAAGATTTCATTCCTCAATGGGCAAGGGATAGATTCTTGGGAATGGAATTCAAGTTTGCAACAGACAGAAGAATGACTGCACACGTATTGTCAACACGTCCACCTGCGATCTCTTACAGTTCTAAAAATCAAAATCAAGCTGCAGTTCCAGTTTTGAATGGTGAGGGATATGCTTCAGAAAGTGTGTTTTCAGAAAATCCTGGAAATTCAGAATCAGAGTCTGATGGAAAAAAAGTAGTGAATGGCTATTGGAAAGTAATGTATTCACAGAGTATTAGAGTGAACATTGGTGTACCTCCAACATTAGAGTCACTTATAAAGCAACAAATTCGGTGGAGGAAAAGTTTTATCAGAAGTCTATTTGCAGCAGGAGGAATATTTTGGAAGAGGCCATTTTATGTAGCGCTCTTATACTATCTACAAACTTCTATGAAATTTATCAGACCATATATTGTGGCCTCAACCGTAGTCTTTCTGCCACTAATGGGGGACTATATTACACCAGTAGTTTGGTTTGCAGGTGTGTTATTTACAGGAATGATTTATGCGGTGGACTTTAGACTTCGTAATCCTGGTGATAGGAATTGGTTGTATCGACCGTTCTTTACGCTATTATCTACATATGTGTACACATGGCTTTTAATCTATGGAGCAATCACAATTAAGAAGACGGGATGGAGATAA
- a CDS encoding dihydropteroate synthase: MKIKYNDSPKVSSALNSVDLFQNPRPLIIGERLNSQGSKKAKQMVLNDDFDGLIEIARRQVEDGAHCIDVCVATTERSDEKEFMEKLVKRLSLEIEAPLVIDSTDSKVVKAALRQIPGVPIINSINLEGDGSRFTDITPLMKKYGAPAISMCIGPDGMAKTSTEKLAVASLIYNKSMEIELKPWQLIFDVLTFTLATGEAEYVNSASETLKGIKLVKEKYPKVLTTLGLSNVSFGLPPLARKFLNSVFLYHAIQNGLDTVIINPKDIIPYPQISRSDRAKCEDLIFNNSNNALAELISHFSSDNTSFQSQGGQSSKQNSVLELDMNWDAGKRCYFRIVNRLKDGIENDVALAISDRNQSDSQMKIVETQMDENGIKKIEIKGDKEMLHKAAVETLNEVLLPAMKEVGDKFGAGELILPFVLKSAECMKAAVAELEKYLIKQEGISKGKLVLCTVYGDVHDIGKNLVKTIFINNGYEVHDLGKQVPIPMIINKIKEVNADAVGLSALLVSTSKQMQLFAEFLRENRIEIPVLCGGAAINSDYINRIAKGDGTIYEPGIFYCKTAFEGLKVMNKLMSKERDQFMSDWIQKITKWEERKYDTSASKANSEDFVSNVRPVKNKPVPPRLNYVYRFKNTDLSLPDIWNYLNKKSLFVLSWGLRGKSAKDLRNQYENLLTEWKNKVIEENLFEPQAVYSYFKCRRVGKNNLLIKYIDEKQNESELIFEFPRSSNEQHLCLADYFDSEEDDIVAFQSVTMGNRVAEIIEEWNKNGRYTDAYYLHGLAVESTEALADWINNRIKEDLSLKEGGLRYSWGYPSCPDITQHFLVWKLLNPSINGMTLTESGQIVPEFSTAAIVVHNPVAQYFTL; encoded by the coding sequence ATGAAGATAAAATATAACGACAGTCCAAAGGTTTCGTCGGCCTTAAACTCTGTAGATCTATTTCAGAATCCACGACCCCTGATAATAGGTGAGAGGCTAAACTCTCAGGGGTCAAAAAAGGCCAAACAGATGGTATTAAACGATGATTTTGATGGTCTGATTGAAATAGCAAGACGTCAGGTAGAGGATGGAGCACATTGCATAGATGTATGCGTTGCTACAACGGAGCGTTCTGATGAAAAAGAGTTTATGGAAAAACTCGTAAAGAGGCTTAGTCTAGAGATAGAAGCCCCTTTAGTTATCGACTCGACAGATTCTAAAGTCGTAAAGGCTGCACTTAGACAAATACCCGGTGTGCCTATTATTAATTCCATCAATCTGGAGGGAGATGGAAGTAGATTTACTGACATCACTCCTTTAATGAAAAAATATGGTGCGCCTGCTATATCCATGTGTATTGGTCCAGATGGAATGGCCAAAACCAGTACCGAAAAATTAGCAGTCGCAAGTTTGATTTACAACAAGTCAATGGAAATCGAACTTAAACCCTGGCAGTTAATTTTTGATGTACTTACATTTACTCTGGCGACTGGCGAAGCAGAATATGTTAACTCTGCATCGGAAACTTTAAAGGGGATAAAACTGGTCAAAGAAAAATATCCCAAAGTCCTGACCACTCTTGGATTAAGTAACGTTAGTTTTGGGCTTCCTCCTCTGGCAAGAAAATTCCTTAATTCAGTATTCTTGTACCATGCAATTCAAAATGGACTTGATACTGTAATTATAAATCCAAAAGATATTATCCCTTACCCTCAAATTAGTAGATCAGACAGAGCTAAATGCGAAGATCTGATCTTTAATAACAGTAACAATGCTCTGGCAGAATTAATTTCACACTTTAGCTCAGACAATACCTCATTTCAGTCGCAGGGCGGTCAAAGTTCAAAGCAAAATAGTGTATTGGAACTCGACATGAACTGGGATGCAGGAAAAAGATGCTACTTTAGGATTGTAAATAGACTAAAGGATGGAATAGAAAACGATGTGGCATTAGCAATTTCAGACAGGAATCAATCAGATTCGCAAATGAAAATCGTCGAAACCCAAATGGACGAAAATGGGATCAAAAAAATCGAAATTAAAGGAGATAAAGAAATGTTACACAAGGCAGCAGTCGAGACTTTAAATGAAGTACTCTTACCTGCTATGAAAGAGGTAGGGGATAAATTCGGAGCCGGTGAACTGATACTCCCATTTGTATTAAAATCGGCAGAATGTATGAAGGCCGCTGTCGCAGAGCTAGAGAAATACCTTATCAAACAAGAGGGAATTAGTAAAGGAAAATTAGTATTGTGTACTGTTTATGGAGATGTACATGATATTGGGAAAAATTTGGTTAAAACGATTTTCATAAACAATGGATATGAAGTACATGACTTGGGCAAGCAGGTTCCGATACCAATGATTATTAACAAAATAAAAGAGGTAAATGCTGATGCTGTGGGATTGTCTGCTCTGCTTGTATCTACGTCAAAACAGATGCAATTATTCGCCGAGTTTTTGCGTGAAAATAGAATTGAAATTCCGGTTTTATGTGGAGGAGCGGCGATAAACAGCGATTACATTAATAGAATAGCAAAAGGAGATGGAACAATTTATGAACCAGGAATTTTTTATTGCAAGACTGCCTTTGAGGGTCTAAAAGTGATGAATAAACTGATGAGTAAAGAAAGAGATCAATTTATGAGTGATTGGATTCAAAAAATTACCAAATGGGAGGAAAGAAAATATGATACTTCAGCATCAAAAGCAAACTCGGAGGATTTTGTAAGCAATGTTAGACCGGTCAAAAATAAACCCGTTCCCCCAAGACTGAATTATGTGTACAGATTCAAAAATACTGATCTCTCATTGCCTGATATTTGGAATTACCTGAATAAAAAATCTCTTTTTGTACTTTCTTGGGGATTGAGAGGAAAAAGCGCAAAGGATCTAAGGAACCAATATGAAAATCTTCTCACAGAATGGAAAAATAAAGTCATAGAAGAAAACCTATTTGAACCTCAAGCAGTTTATTCATACTTTAAGTGCAGACGAGTAGGCAAGAACAATCTCTTGATAAAATACATAGACGAGAAACAAAACGAATCTGAGTTGATTTTTGAGTTCCCTAGATCTTCAAACGAACAGCACCTGTGTTTAGCAGATTATTTTGATTCAGAAGAGGACGATATCGTTGCTTTTCAGTCTGTAACAATGGGAAATAGAGTAGCTGAAATAATAGAGGAATGGAACAAGAATGGACGATACACAGATGCGTATTATTTACATGGATTAGCAGTAGAATCAACAGAAGCTCTGGCAGATTGGATTAACAATAGGATAAAAGAAGATTTGTCCTTAAAGGAAGGAGGTCTAAGATATAGCTGGGGATATCCAAGTTGTCCTGATATCACTCAACATTTTCTCGTCTGGAAACTCTTAAATCCGTCGATAAATGGAATGACACTCACAGAAAGTGGCCAGATAGTTCCCGAGTTTTCAACTGCCGCCATTGTTGTTCATAATCCGGTTGCACAGTATTTTACCCTGTAA
- a CDS encoding homocysteine S-methyltransferase family protein, translated as MTSFLNELNNRILLFDGAMGTEIQKFAPKESDYLNNKDGFNDSLNYTRPEWIKKIHMDYIKAGSDCIETNTFGSNKLKLDEFGEGDKTIEFNIRATSLAKEAASELGKQVFIIGSMGPTGFLPSSNDSDLGNIPLDEIEEAYYLQAQGLISGGCDVLLIETGQDVLEMKLAVEGCKRAMVKLDKHIPIISNITLDQYGKMLLGTNVQSAYTTLSNLGVNVFGLNCSTGPVEMTPSVQWLCEQKEIPILVMPNAGMPINENGMAKYLMTPSEITTKLSEFVKKYEMIRIIGGCCGTSPEHITQLRQMLDKLDQTKGQNSDDYADVSVSSGSGATASGAEQPVK; from the coding sequence TTGACCTCTTTTCTGAATGAATTAAACAATAGAATCCTTCTTTTTGATGGAGCAATGGGTACAGAGATTCAAAAATTCGCACCCAAAGAAAGTGATTACCTAAACAACAAAGATGGCTTTAACGACAGTTTAAATTATACGAGACCAGAGTGGATTAAAAAAATTCATATGGATTATATCAAAGCAGGAAGTGATTGCATCGAAACCAATACTTTTGGAAGTAACAAGTTAAAGTTGGATGAATTTGGAGAGGGTGATAAGACTATAGAGTTTAATATCAGAGCAACTTCACTAGCAAAGGAAGCAGCATCGGAATTAGGAAAACAAGTTTTCATTATTGGATCTATGGGACCAACTGGCTTTCTCCCAAGTTCTAATGATTCCGATTTAGGTAATATTCCATTAGATGAGATAGAGGAAGCATACTATTTGCAGGCTCAAGGTTTAATCAGCGGAGGATGTGATGTACTTTTAATTGAAACAGGTCAAGACGTATTAGAGATGAAGTTAGCAGTTGAAGGATGCAAAAGGGCCATGGTAAAATTGGATAAACACATCCCCATTATATCAAATATTACTTTAGACCAGTATGGCAAGATGCTTTTGGGCACAAATGTTCAGTCTGCATATACAACGTTATCCAATCTTGGAGTTAATGTTTTTGGGCTGAATTGCTCTACAGGCCCGGTTGAAATGACTCCAAGTGTACAGTGGTTATGTGAACAAAAAGAGATACCTATTTTAGTAATGCCAAATGCCGGTATGCCAATTAATGAGAATGGTATGGCAAAATATCTGATGACACCCAGTGAGATAACTACCAAGTTATCAGAATTTGTAAAGAAATACGAGATGATTAGAATAATTGGTGGGTGCTGTGGAACATCCCCCGAACATATCACACAGTTGAGACAAATGCTGGACAAGTTGGATCAAACAAAAGGCCAAAATAGTGATGATTATGCAGATGTTAGTGTAAGTAGTGGTAGTGGCGCTACTGCTAGTGGTGCAGAACAACCCGTCAAATAA
- a CDS encoding anion permease produces the protein MAFLAAITLSSSLAFLLPMGTPPSALVYEQGKIKVEDMIKNGIVPTIFATILSVFTIFLFPLLLPEIS, from the coding sequence ATGGCATTTCTTGCAGCAATTACATTATCTAGTTCCCTGGCATTCCTTCTACCAATGGGAACTCCTCCTAGTGCGCTAGTTTATGAACAAGGCAAAATCAAGGTTGAAGATATGATAAAGAATGGAATTGTACCTACTATTTTTGCGACTATTCTTTCAGTATTTACAATCTTTCTATTTCCATTGTTATTGCCAGAGATATCGTAA